In a single window of the Subtercola sp. PAMC28395 genome:
- the map gene encoding type I methionyl aminopeptidase, protein MAFRTSIYKTPDELRLMVAPGLATLASLDAVREAIRPGVTTLELDSIADAAIRALGGRSNFQMVPGYRHTICASVNENVVHGIPDDRPLEPGDIVSIDSGADVGGWSGDSAITVVVPGASPAMSGPRHHLSDVTEASLWHGIARLASAKHLNEVGAAIEEYIDSQGEFGILTDYIGHGIGRSMHEDPPVYNYRVRAKGPAVRPGLVVAIEPMVTSGSIDTLTLDDDWTVATADGSMSAHWEHSVAVHAGGIWVLTAADGGASKLAPLGVRPVPIS, encoded by the coding sequence ATGGCTTTTCGCACATCGATCTACAAGACTCCCGACGAGCTCCGGCTGATGGTCGCGCCGGGCCTCGCGACCCTCGCCTCACTCGATGCGGTGCGCGAGGCCATCAGGCCTGGCGTCACCACCCTCGAGCTCGATTCGATCGCCGACGCCGCCATCCGCGCCCTCGGCGGGCGGTCCAATTTCCAGATGGTGCCCGGTTACCGTCACACCATCTGTGCGTCGGTCAATGAGAACGTCGTGCACGGCATCCCGGATGACCGGCCCCTCGAGCCCGGAGACATCGTGTCGATCGACTCGGGTGCCGATGTGGGCGGCTGGAGCGGGGATTCCGCGATCACCGTAGTCGTTCCCGGTGCAAGCCCGGCCATGTCAGGCCCACGCCATCACCTCAGCGACGTCACTGAAGCATCGCTGTGGCACGGCATCGCCCGGCTCGCCTCGGCGAAGCATCTCAATGAGGTCGGTGCAGCCATCGAGGAGTACATCGACTCCCAGGGCGAGTTCGGCATTCTGACCGACTACATCGGTCATGGAATCGGGCGGAGCATGCACGAGGATCCACCGGTCTACAACTATCGGGTGCGCGCAAAGGGCCCCGCTGTGAGGCCCGGGCTCGTGGTGGCCATCGAGCCCATGGTGACCTCAGGAAGCATCGACACGCTGACCCTCGACGATGACTGGACTGTCGCCACTGCAGACGGCAGCATGTCCGCTCATTGGGAGCATTCCGTCGCCGTGCACGCCGGCGGGATCTGGGTGCTGACCGCAGCGGACGGTGGCGCATCGAAGCTGGCGCCCCTTGGCGTCCGCCCGGTTCCGATTTCCTGA
- a CDS encoding adenylate kinase, producing MTRMLLIGPPGAGKGTQAVRLSAAYGIPAISTGDIFRANVEQGSELGLQAKQFMDAGKYVPDSLTNDLVRSRLNDADVSDGFLLDGYPRTSAQVDELDDILAQSGHALDVVVLIVAEKDEIVTRLSKRAIEQGRSDDTVDVIRHRFEVYEEQTAPLISIYTARGLVVEVDGLGAVDDVTGRIVSALTARGLAQPVA from the coding sequence ATGACACGAATGCTCCTGATCGGGCCACCCGGGGCAGGCAAGGGTACGCAGGCAGTGCGGCTCTCTGCGGCCTACGGAATCCCGGCGATATCGACCGGCGATATCTTCCGGGCGAACGTCGAACAGGGCTCCGAGCTCGGCCTCCAGGCCAAACAGTTCATGGACGCAGGTAAGTACGTACCCGACAGTCTCACGAATGACCTTGTGAGAAGTCGTCTGAACGATGCAGACGTGTCCGACGGGTTCCTGCTCGACGGTTACCCCCGCACGAGCGCGCAGGTCGACGAACTCGATGACATCCTGGCCCAGAGTGGTCACGCGCTCGACGTGGTCGTTCTGATTGTCGCCGAGAAAGACGAGATCGTCACGCGGTTGTCGAAACGTGCCATCGAGCAGGGGCGCAGCGACGACACGGTCGACGTCATCCGGCACCGCTTCGAGGTCTACGAAGAGCAGACAGCACCATTGATCTCGATCTACACTGCCCGAGGGTTGGTTGTCGAGGTCGATGGCCTCGGCGCCGTCGACGATGTCACGGGACGCATTGTGTCGGCCCTCACTGCGCGGGGCCTCGCCCAGCCAGTGGCCTGA
- the secY gene encoding preprotein translocase subunit SecY, with amino-acid sequence MFRAVGRIFRTPDLRRKILFTLGIVALFRLGSFIPAPFVDFGNVQACLSANQNTSGLYELVNLFSGGALLQLSIFALGIMPYITASIIVQLLRVVIPHFETLYKEGQAGQSKLTQYTRYLTIALGVLQSTTLITVARSGALFGTSTTTQCTQLITNDAWYAILLMVITMTAGTGLIMWMGELVTERGIGNGMSLLIFTSIAARFPNSLGAIAQQQGIEILVFVIAIGLIIMAAVVFVEQSQRRIPVQYAKRMVGRRTYGGNNTYIPIKVNMAGVVPVIFASSLLYLPALIAQFNQPAAGQEPAAWVTWVTNYLTKGDHPLYMLLYFLLIVGFTYFYVAITFNPEEVADNMKKYGGFIPGIRAGRPTAEYLDYVLTRITLPGSFYLGIIALVPLIAYSLVGANQNFPFGGASILIIVGVGLETVKQIDSQLQQRHYEGLLR; translated from the coding sequence TTGTTTAGAGCCGTCGGCAGGATCTTCCGTACTCCGGATCTCCGCCGGAAAATTCTGTTCACGCTCGGCATCGTCGCGCTGTTCAGGCTGGGATCCTTCATCCCCGCCCCCTTCGTCGACTTCGGCAACGTACAGGCCTGCCTGTCAGCCAACCAGAACACCTCGGGCCTGTACGAGCTGGTGAACCTCTTCAGTGGTGGGGCCCTGCTCCAGCTCTCGATCTTCGCGCTCGGCATCATGCCGTACATCACCGCGTCGATCATCGTCCAGCTCCTCCGAGTGGTTATTCCCCACTTCGAGACCCTCTACAAAGAGGGCCAGGCCGGCCAGAGCAAGCTGACCCAGTACACGCGCTACCTCACCATCGCGCTCGGTGTCCTGCAGTCGACAACGCTGATCACGGTTGCGCGAAGTGGCGCACTGTTCGGCACAAGCACGACGACCCAGTGCACGCAGCTGATCACCAACGACGCCTGGTACGCGATTCTGCTGATGGTCATCACCATGACCGCTGGAACCGGCCTCATCATGTGGATGGGTGAGCTTGTCACAGAGCGCGGCATCGGCAATGGAATGTCGCTGCTGATCTTCACGTCGATCGCGGCACGATTCCCGAACTCGCTCGGCGCCATCGCGCAGCAGCAGGGCATCGAGATCCTGGTCTTCGTGATCGCCATCGGCCTGATAATCATGGCCGCTGTCGTCTTCGTCGAACAGTCGCAGAGACGAATACCCGTGCAGTATGCCAAGCGCATGGTCGGCAGACGAACCTACGGTGGCAACAACACCTACATTCCCATCAAGGTGAACATGGCCGGAGTTGTGCCCGTCATCTTCGCGTCGTCGCTGCTGTACCTGCCGGCACTGATTGCGCAGTTCAACCAGCCCGCGGCCGGCCAGGAACCAGCAGCCTGGGTGACGTGGGTCACGAACTACCTCACCAAGGGCGATCACCCGCTCTACATGCTCCTGTACTTCCTGCTCATCGTCGGGTTCACGTACTTCTATGTGGCGATCACTTTCAACCCTGAAGAGGTGGCCGACAACATGAAGAAGTACGGTGGCTTCATTCCGGGTATCCGTGCGGGTCGTCCGACAGCTGAATATCTCGACTATGTGCTGACGCGAATCACGCTTCCCGGTTCGTTCTATCTCGGCATCATCGCGCTCGTTCCCCTCATTGCGTATTCGCTCGTCGGAGCCAACCAGAACTTCCCCTTCGGTGGTGCCTCGATCCTGATCATCGTCGGTGTCGGCCTCGAGACAGTCAAACAGATCGATTCGCAACTCCAGCAGCGTCACTATGAAGGACTCCTGCGATGA
- the rplO gene encoding 50S ribosomal protein L15, whose translation MAEEKNDAAEATATPVKKAPAKAAAAKAPAKAASAAKTGTTDAAPKAASSKTAAAKAEKSAVVEAKPAKAKAEPAEARDQVLKVHHLRPAAGSKKARTRVGRGEGSKGKTAGRGTKGTKARYNVRLGFEGGQMPQHMRTPKLRGFKNPFKVYYQVVNLDRLAELYPTGGDVTIADLVLKGAVRGNEKVKVLGDGDIAVKLNVTVDKVSGSAEQKIVAAGGSVK comes from the coding sequence ATGGCTGAAGAGAAGAATGACGCTGCAGAAGCAACTGCAACGCCGGTAAAGAAGGCACCAGCAAAGGCTGCTGCAGCAAAGGCACCCGCGAAGGCCGCTTCGGCAGCCAAGACCGGCACGACTGACGCTGCGCCGAAGGCCGCTTCGAGCAAGACCGCTGCGGCGAAGGCCGAGAAGTCGGCTGTCGTCGAGGCCAAGCCCGCGAAGGCGAAGGCGGAGCCTGCTGAAGCCCGTGACCAGGTTCTGAAGGTGCACCACCTTCGCCCGGCCGCTGGTTCGAAGAAGGCGCGCACGCGTGTCGGTCGTGGTGAAGGTTCCAAGGGTAAGACCGCGGGCCGTGGTACCAAGGGTACGAAGGCGCGCTACAACGTGCGTCTCGGCTTCGAGGGTGGCCAGATGCCGCAGCACATGCGTACGCCGAAGCTGCGTGGGTTCAAGAACCCGTTCAAGGTGTACTACCAGGTCGTCAACCTCGACCGTCTTGCCGAGCTGTACCCGACTGGGGGAGACGTCACGATCGCCGACCTCGTCCTCAAGGGTGCTGTGCGGGGCAACGAGAAGGTCAAGGTTCTCGGCGACGGCGACATCGCCGTCAAACTGAACGTCACTGTCGACAAGGTCTCCGGCTCAGCTGAGCAGAAGATTGTTGCGGCCGGCGGTTCGGTCAAGTAA
- the rpmD gene encoding 50S ribosomal protein L30, translating to MATSLKITQIKSKISEKQDQRDTLRSLGLHRIGQFVVREDNSQNRGYVRHVAHLVKVEEID from the coding sequence ATGGCTACGAGCCTCAAGATCACGCAGATCAAATCCAAGATCAGCGAAAAGCAAGACCAGCGCGACACTCTACGTAGCCTTGGCCTCCACCGCATCGGCCAGTTCGTTGTGCGTGAAGACAACTCGCAGAACCGCGGCTACGTTCGCCACGTCGCTCACCTGGTGAAAGTCGAGGAGATTGACTAA
- the rpsE gene encoding 30S ribosomal protein S5, which produces MAEATTAEPTTAAATTTEAPAAQNEPREARRGGRERNPNKDRGARDSEKSQFLERVVTINRVSKVVKGGRRFSFTALVVVGDGNGLVGVGYGKAREVPTAISKGVEEAKKNFFRVPRVGNTIPHPVQGEAAAGVVLLRPAAAGTGVIAGGPVRAVLECAGIHDVLSKSLGSSNTINIVHATVEALKQLEEPRAVAARRGLTLEQVVPARLLRAQAEADSAAALAKAGA; this is translated from the coding sequence GTGGCAGAAGCTACGACCGCTGAGCCGACCACGGCTGCGGCAACGACAACCGAAGCGCCAGCGGCGCAGAACGAGCCTCGTGAGGCTCGTCGCGGCGGTCGCGAACGCAACCCGAACAAAGACCGCGGAGCACGCGACTCTGAGAAGAGCCAGTTCCTCGAGCGCGTCGTCACGATCAACCGCGTCTCCAAGGTGGTGAAGGGTGGTCGTCGCTTCAGCTTCACCGCTCTCGTCGTCGTCGGTGACGGCAACGGTCTTGTGGGCGTCGGCTACGGCAAGGCACGCGAGGTGCCGACCGCGATCTCGAAGGGCGTCGAAGAAGCCAAGAAGAACTTCTTCCGCGTTCCCCGCGTGGGCAACACCATCCCGCACCCCGTCCAGGGTGAAGCGGCTGCTGGTGTCGTCCTGCTCCGTCCGGCCGCTGCAGGTACCGGTGTTATCGCCGGTGGCCCCGTGCGCGCCGTACTCGAGTGTGCGGGCATCCACGACGTTCTGAGCAAGTCGCTCGGGTCGTCGAACACCATCAATATCGTTCACGCGACCGTCGAGGCTCTCAAGCAGCTCGAGGAGCCGCGCGCTGTTGCCGCTCGCCGTGGCCTGACGCTCGAGCAGGTCGTGCCCGCACGTCTGCTCCGCGCCCAGGCTGAGGCCGATTCGGCTGCAGCTCTCGCAAAGGCAGGTGCCTGA
- the rplR gene encoding 50S ribosomal protein L18 encodes MATGTRGKSKAAARGRRHDRLRKKIEGTEARPRLVVTRSARHVFVQVVDDSKGFTLASASTLEADMRTFDGDKSAKAHKVGELVAERAKAAGIEAVVFDRGGNRYAGRVAAVADGAREGGLDL; translated from the coding sequence ATGGCTACTGGAACCAGAGGCAAGAGCAAGGCTGCAGCACGCGGCCGCCGCCACGACCGTCTTCGCAAGAAGATCGAGGGCACCGAAGCGCGTCCGCGCCTCGTTGTCACCCGCTCCGCCCGTCACGTGTTCGTTCAGGTCGTCGACGACAGCAAGGGATTCACCCTCGCGTCGGCATCGACGCTCGAAGCGGACATGCGCACGTTCGACGGTGACAAGTCTGCAAAGGCCCACAAAGTCGGCGAGCTCGTCGCAGAGCGGGCCAAGGCTGCCGGCATCGAAGCAGTTGTATTTGACCGCGGTGGCAACCGTTACGCCGGGCGCGTAGCAGCAGTCGCCGACGGCGCTCGAGAGGGTGGATTGGACCTGTGA
- the rplF gene encoding 50S ribosomal protein L6 → MSRIGRLPIEIPAGVEVTVDGQAVTVKGPKGELALTVKAPIEAKVEDGQVLVTRPDDERESRSLHGLTRTLIANQIIGVTQGYTKGLEVVGTGYRVAAKGANVEFALGYSHSITVEPPAGISFTVEGVNKLTVSGIDKQAVGEVAANIRKLRKPEPYKGKGVRYAGEVVRRKAGKSGK, encoded by the coding sequence ATGTCACGAATTGGAAGACTGCCGATCGAGATCCCCGCTGGGGTCGAGGTCACCGTTGACGGCCAGGCCGTCACAGTGAAGGGCCCGAAGGGCGAGCTCGCGCTCACCGTCAAGGCTCCGATCGAGGCGAAGGTCGAAGACGGCCAGGTCCTCGTGACCCGTCCGGATGACGAGCGTGAATCACGCTCGCTCCACGGGCTCACCCGCACACTCATCGCGAACCAGATCATCGGCGTCACCCAGGGTTACACCAAGGGTCTCGAGGTCGTTGGAACCGGTTACCGCGTTGCTGCCAAGGGCGCGAACGTCGAGTTCGCTCTCGGTTACTCCCACTCCATCACCGTCGAGCCGCCTGCGGGCATCAGCTTCACGGTCGAGGGTGTCAACAAGCTCACTGTCAGTGGTATCGACAAGCAGGCCGTTGGCGAAGTAGCCGCAAACATTCGTAAGTTGCGCAAGCCAGAGCCCTACAAGGGCAAGGGTGTGCGCTACGCCGGCGAAGTTGTTCGTCGCAAGGCCGGAAAGAGCGGTAAGTAA
- the rpsH gene encoding 30S ribosomal protein S8, which translates to MTMTDPVADMLTRLRNANSAFHDTVSMPHSKLKSHIADILKAEGYISAWDVKDAEVGKTLTLSLKFGPNRERSIAGIKRVSKPGLRVYAKSTEIPTVLGGLGVAILSTSSGLLTDRQASKKGVGGEVLAYVW; encoded by the coding sequence ATGACAATGACAGATCCGGTCGCAGACATGCTGACCAGACTGCGCAATGCGAACTCGGCATTCCACGACACCGTGTCAATGCCGCACAGCAAGCTCAAGTCGCACATCGCCGACATCCTGAAGGCTGAGGGTTACATCTCAGCGTGGGACGTCAAAGACGCAGAGGTCGGCAAGACCCTGACGCTCTCCCTCAAATTTGGCCCCAACCGTGAGCGCTCCATCGCTGGAATCAAGCGTGTCTCGAAGCCGGGTCTGCGTGTCTACGCAAAGTCGACCGAGATTCCCACCGTTCTCGGCGGCCTCGGAGTCGCAATCCTCTCGACGTCGTCTGGTCTCCTGACCGACCGTCAGGCCTCAAAGAAGGGCGTAGGTGGGGAAGTCCTCGCTTACGTTTGGTGA
- the rplE gene encoding 50S ribosomal protein L5: MTDTTTAAVAGKIQPRLKQKYKNEIIPQLTKDFSFTNIHQVPGLIKVVVNTGVGEAARDGKIIDGAVKDLTAITGQKPQVTKARKSIAQFKLREGQPIGAHVTLRGDRAWEFLDRLLSLALPRIRDFRGLSDRQFDGQGNYTFGLTEQSMFHEIDQDKIDRVRGFDITVVTTAKTDDEGRALLKALGFPFKSAENAS, encoded by the coding sequence ATGACTGACACCACAACTGCAGCGGTCGCTGGCAAAATCCAGCCCCGCCTGAAGCAGAAGTACAAGAACGAGATCATTCCCCAGCTCACAAAGGACTTCAGCTTCACGAACATCCACCAGGTTCCTGGCCTCATCAAGGTCGTCGTGAACACCGGTGTCGGTGAGGCAGCCCGTGACGGCAAGATCATCGATGGTGCCGTCAAGGACTTGACCGCCATCACCGGTCAGAAGCCGCAGGTCACCAAGGCCCGCAAGTCGATCGCCCAGTTCAAGCTTCGTGAGGGCCAGCCCATCGGCGCCCACGTCACGCTTCGTGGCGACCGTGCCTGGGAGTTCCTCGACCGCCTGCTCTCGCTCGCGCTTCCCCGAATCCGCGACTTCCGCGGGCTCTCAGACCGCCAGTTCGACGGCCAGGGCAACTACACGTTCGGCCTCACGGAGCAGTCCATGTTCCACGAGATCGACCAAGACAAGATCGACCGCGTTCGCGGTTTCGACATCACCGTCGTGACCACGGCGAAGACCGACGACGAGGGTCGCGCGCTGCTCAAGGCGCTCGGCTTCCCGTTCAAGTCAGCCGAGAACGCTTCCTAA
- the rplX gene encoding 50S ribosomal protein L24 has protein sequence MANIKKGDLVQVITGATQARGGDRGKQGRVIEVQVEKNRVIVEGINFVKKHVRVGQTQRGTKTGGIETVEAPIHVSNVALIDPETKKPTRVGFRVEQVTKDGVTKNVRVRYAKKSGKDL, from the coding sequence ATGGCGAACATCAAGAAGGGTGACCTCGTCCAGGTCATCACCGGCGCAACCCAGGCCCGCGGCGGAGACCGCGGCAAGCAGGGTCGCGTCATCGAGGTCCAGGTCGAGAAGAACCGTGTCATCGTCGAAGGAATCAACTTCGTCAAGAAACACGTTCGTGTCGGCCAGACCCAGCGCGGCACCAAGACCGGTGGCATCGAGACCGTCGAGGCCCCGATCCACGTGTCGAACGTCGCACTCATCGACCCCGAGACCAAGAAGCCCACTCGCGTCGGCTTCCGCGTCGAGCAGGTCACCAAAGACGGCGTCACCAAGAACGTTCGCGTTCGCTACGCCAAGAAGTCAGGTAAGGACCTGTAA
- the rplN gene encoding 50S ribosomal protein L14, which produces MLQQESRVKVADNTGAKELLTIRVLGGSGRRYAGLGDIIVATVKDAIPGGNVKKGDVVKAVIVRTKKETRRVDGSYIKFDENAAVILKADGDPRGTRIFGPVGRELRDKKFMKIISLAPEVI; this is translated from the coding sequence ATGCTTCAGCAGGAATCACGAGTCAAGGTTGCCGACAACACCGGTGCCAAGGAGCTCTTGACGATTCGCGTCCTCGGTGGCTCAGGCCGTCGTTACGCCGGCCTCGGTGACATCATCGTGGCGACCGTCAAAGATGCCATCCCCGGCGGCAACGTCAAGAAGGGTGACGTCGTCAAGGCGGTCATCGTTCGCACCAAGAAGGAGACCCGTCGCGTAGACGGTTCGTACATCAAGTTCGATGAGAACGCCGCAGTGATCCTGAAGGCTGACGGTGACCCCCGTGGTACCCGCATCTTCGGCCCCGTCGGCCGCGAGCTTCGCGACAAGAAGTTCATGAAGATCATCTCGCTGGCACCGGAGGTTATTTAA
- the rpsQ gene encoding 30S ribosomal protein S17, protein MAKTEAASAATVETVAAPDHERGYRKTRRGYVTSDKMEKTIVVEVEDRVKHPLYGKVIRRTSKVKVHDEANSAGIGDLVLISETRPLSATKRWRLVEILEKAK, encoded by the coding sequence ATGGCTAAGACTGAGGCAGCGTCAGCTGCAACCGTCGAGACTGTTGCCGCGCCCGATCACGAGCGTGGCTACCGCAAGACCCGTCGTGGCTACGTCACCAGCGACAAGATGGAGAAGACCATCGTCGTTGAGGTCGAAGACCGCGTGAAGCACCCGCTGTATGGCAAGGTCATCCGCCGCACCTCCAAGGTGAAGGTCCACGACGAGGCCAACTCCGCCGGCATCGGCGACCTGGTGCTCATCTCCGAGACCCGTCCGCTGAGCGCCACCAAGCGCTGGCGCCTGGTCGAGATTCTCGAAAAGGCCAAGTAA
- the rpmC gene encoding 50S ribosomal protein L29: MAIGSKELTPVELDTFEDSRLAEELRKAKEELFNLRFQSATGQLESHGRLRAVKRDIARIYTIVRERELGIRATPVAVEVAPVEAAPKKTRKAKAAPVEEAPEAEAEVVTEETTEEAK; encoded by the coding sequence ATGGCGATCGGTTCTAAGGAGCTCACCCCCGTCGAGCTCGACACATTCGAAGATTCACGTCTTGCAGAAGAGCTGCGCAAGGCCAAGGAAGAGCTGTTCAACCTGCGCTTCCAGTCGGCCACCGGCCAGCTCGAGAGCCACGGCCGCCTGCGCGCCGTCAAGCGTGACATCGCTCGCATCTACACGATCGTTCGCGAACGCGAGCTGGGCATCCGTGCCACGCCCGTCGCCGTGGAGGTCGCTCCTGTAGAGGCAGCACCCAAGAAGACCCGCAAGGCGAAGGCCGCTCCTGTCGAAGAGGCGCCCGAAGCTGAGGCCGAGGTCGTCACCGAAGAGACAACTGAGGAGGCCAAATAA
- the rplP gene encoding 50S ribosomal protein L16: MLIPRRVKHRKQHHPGRSGQATGGTTVSFGEWGIQALTPAYVTNRQIESARIAMTRHIKRGGKVWINIYPDRPLTKKPAETRMGSGKGSPEWWIANVKPGRVLFELSGVSDVVAREALTRAIHKLPLKARIIKREEGDA; this comes from the coding sequence ATGTTGATTCCCCGCAGAGTCAAGCACCGCAAGCAGCACCACCCCGGCCGCAGTGGCCAGGCGACCGGTGGCACGACAGTGTCATTCGGTGAATGGGGCATCCAGGCCCTGACCCCGGCTTACGTGACCAACCGCCAGATCGAGTCCGCTCGTATCGCGATGACGCGTCACATCAAGCGTGGCGGGAAGGTGTGGATCAACATCTACCCCGACCGCCCGCTGACCAAGAAGCCGGCCGAAACCCGCATGGGTTCCGGTAAGGGTAGCCCCGAGTGGTGGATCGCGAACGTCAAGCCAGGTCGTGTACTCTTCGAGCTCTCCGGTGTCTCTGACGTCGTCGCTCGTGAGGCACTCACCCGTGCAATTCACAAACTGCCTTTGAAGGCACGCATCATCAAGCGCGAGGAGGGCGACGCATAA
- the rpsC gene encoding 30S ribosomal protein S3, protein MGQKVNPYGFRLGITTDHVSRWFSDSTKPGQRYADFVAEDVKIRNLLTKSLDRAGVARIEIERTRDRVRVDIHTARPGIVIGRRGAEAERIRSDLEKLTKKQIQLNILEVKNPEAEAQLVAQGIAEQLSARVAFRRAMRKGLQGAQRTPTVKGVRIQVSGRLGGAEMSRSEFYREGRVPLHTLRANIDYGFYEAKTTFGRIGVKVWIYKGDITNKELAREQANQKSSRPERRDDRRGGDDRRPPRSSAPRSDAPKADAAPVAAAGVEA, encoded by the coding sequence ATGGGCCAGAAAGTAAACCCCTACGGCTTCCGTCTGGGTATCACGACCGACCACGTGTCGCGGTGGTTCTCCGACAGCACCAAGCCCGGCCAGCGTTACGCCGACTTCGTTGCAGAAGACGTCAAGATCCGTAACCTGCTCACCAAGTCACTCGACCGTGCAGGCGTTGCCCGCATCGAGATCGAGCGCACCCGTGACCGCGTTCGTGTCGACATCCACACTGCCCGTCCCGGCATTGTGATCGGTCGCCGCGGCGCCGAGGCAGAGCGCATCCGCTCCGACCTCGAGAAGCTCACCAAGAAGCAGATCCAGCTGAACATCCTCGAGGTCAAGAACCCCGAGGCTGAGGCTCAGCTCGTCGCCCAGGGCATCGCTGAGCAGCTGTCTGCTCGTGTGGCGTTCCGCCGTGCGATGCGCAAGGGTCTCCAGGGCGCCCAGCGCACCCCGACGGTCAAGGGTGTGCGTATCCAGGTCTCCGGCCGCCTCGGCGGTGCAGAGATGAGCCGCTCTGAGTTCTACCGCGAAGGTCGTGTACCTCTGCACACGCTGCGCGCCAACATCGACTACGGCTTCTACGAAGCCAAGACGACGTTCGGCCGTATCGGTGTGAAGGTCTGGATCTACAAGGGTGACATCACCAACAAGGAGCTTGCCCGCGAGCAGGCCAACCAGAAGTCATCGCGCCCCGAGCGTCGTGACGACCGCCGTGGTGGCGACGACCGTCGCCCGCCGCGTTCTTCGGCTCCGCGTTCCGACGCGCCGAAGGCAGACGCAGCCCCCGTGGCAGCAGCAGGAGTTGAGGCCTAA
- the rplV gene encoding 50S ribosomal protein L22 — translation MVESIARVRHIRVTPMKARRVVNLIRGKQAMEALAILKFAPQGASEPVYKLVASAIANAKVKADASNSYLDEQDLFVTAAFVDEGTTLKRFQPRAQGRAFQILKRSSHITVVLSTPDETEAVVKGSQKAGKK, via the coding sequence ATGGTGGAGTCGATCGCACGCGTGCGTCACATCCGCGTCACCCCCATGAAAGCTCGTCGCGTCGTCAACTTGATTCGCGGCAAGCAGGCCATGGAGGCCCTGGCAATCCTGAAGTTCGCCCCGCAGGGAGCGAGTGAGCCTGTTTACAAGCTCGTCGCCTCGGCGATTGCGAACGCGAAGGTCAAGGCCGATGCAAGCAACAGCTACCTCGACGAGCAGGACCTGTTCGTCACGGCGGCATTCGTCGATGAGGGTACGACCCTCAAGCGGTTCCAGCCCCGTGCACAGGGACGCGCATTCCAGATCCTGAAGCGCTCCAGTCACATCACCGTGGTTCTCTCCACGCCTGATGAGACCGAAGCAGTTGTCAAGGGTTCACAGAAGGCAGGAAAGAAGTAA
- the rpsS gene encoding 30S ribosomal protein S19, whose protein sequence is MPRSLKKGPFVDDHLLRKVVVQNEAGSKNVIKTWSRRSMIIPAMLGHTIAVHDGRKHIPVFITETMVGHKLGEFSPTRTFRGHVKDDKKGRRR, encoded by the coding sequence ATGCCACGCAGTCTCAAGAAGGGCCCCTTCGTTGATGACCACCTGCTTCGCAAGGTGGTCGTACAGAACGAAGCCGGTTCGAAGAACGTCATCAAGACCTGGTCACGCCGGTCCATGATCATCCCAGCCATGCTGGGCCACACGATCGCCGTTCACGACGGTCGCAAGCACATTCCGGTGTTCATCACCGAGACCATGGTCGGTCACAAGCTCGGCGAGTTCTCGCCGACGCGTACCTTCCGCGGCCACGTGAAAGACGACAAGAAGGGTCGTCGCCGCTAA